In one Babylonia areolata isolate BAREFJ2019XMU chromosome 12, ASM4173473v1, whole genome shotgun sequence genomic region, the following are encoded:
- the LOC143288507 gene encoding uncharacterized protein LOC143288507 has protein sequence MREALIQKAFEATGIVPLNRYRIPDSVFIPSEPFHNNDEDDVAQLPETTAPPPATAPPLTTAPPLTTTPAPSATAPPPPATAQSLASTSLAATPLVATLQPAAQTISGDFVHVMDITEQELECIQNLSAEVTTVPLLTNDDITFLNGLHVEIEGSADLLQTDLLADGNVPMSQITEPHSSPSWKKEVDNVFGLQRPSTSAKSKSKGANGPKHRVLTSNEVFEMKVAANSTREGTILETTLTTSTTPSMITHLYKKSSTENSTLQASSYSQHNKFKISGGSAALLHLGRALFSALTRPLTLGSYMSPPRSSSI, from the coding sequence ATGAGGGAGGCGCTCATCCAGAAAGCCTTTGAGGCCACTGGCATTGTGCCTTTGAATAGATACAGAATTCCCGACAGCGTCTTCATCCCTTCTGAACCCTTCCAcaacaatgatgaagatgacgttGCCCAACTTCCTGAAACTACTGCTCCACCTCCGGCCACCGCTCCACCTCTGACCACCGCTCCACCTCTGACCACCACTCCAGCTCCTTCGGCCACTGCTCCACCTCCTCCGGCCACTGCACAATCCCTAGCCAGTACATCTCTGGCTGCCACCCCACTTGTGGCTACCCTGCAGCCTGCTGCTCAAACAATATCTGGGGATTTTGTGCATGTGATGGACATCACTGAACAAGAACTTGAGTGTATCCAAAACTTATCTGCTGAAGTCACCACTGTTCCACTGCTGACCAATGATGACATCACTTTCCTGAATGGACTTCATGTAGAGATTGAAGGCTCTGCAGACCTTTTGCAGACTGATCTGTTGGCAGATGGAAACGTCCCGATGTCACAGATAACAGAACCCCATTCTTCCCCATCTTGGAAGAAAGAGGTTGACAACGTGTTTGGACTCCAGCGCCCATCAACCTCAGCCAAATCGAAAAGCAAAGGAGCAAATGGCCCAAAACACCGTGTTTTAACAAGCAACGAAGTGTTTGAGATGAAAGTTGCGGCAAACAGCACCAGGGAGGGAACAATCTTGGAGACAACATTAACCACCTCCACAACGCCATCCATGATCACCCATTTGTACAAGAAATCTTCCACAGAAAACAGCACGCTCCAGGCATCGTCTtattcacaacacaacaaattcaAGATATCCGGCGGTTCTGCTGCTCTTCTCCACTTGGGGAGGGCACTGTTCTCGGCGTTGACAAGACCTTTAACCTTGGGCAGTTACATGTCACCCCCACGGTCTTCAAGCATCTAG
- the LOC143288506 gene encoding uncharacterized protein LOC143288506, producing the protein MADCKGDSEEDVPLIQLQRDSEEDVPLIQLQRDYEEDVPLIKLQTNPNKIGRSCPEHATGLQKPESQNDNNSDDDIPLVVLQKKCRDPEKTINILNRKSNEISKDDNQTQSIFKTPENCNDGIEGAEEVMSEASSSEGMSLVECYDSDKDPEFNPGQCEVKRCKKEVWAACPDCEILVCFDHFNEEISSCSQHGAVKRKKRDKGKTCEVDKLAIGESEKDKQADTETTVSSGAPCDMQTNENDFMPKDDVHHNMALPEDYNVEGSAREVAKKKMPRPNKQKEAKRQRSMGQEYTSNATKKKIAARKMKTRCKEKTCVRQCSTISDEQRHELFQSYYALADLRLQREFLVRHIKCSQTKRKSKPEKPSRRQITKSYFFTINQNVVPVCKVFFLNTLALSEQTTRTALSKITSTGTLTKDNRGGRQSETVVARDQMMRRKIEGHIDRFPRVESHFCRESTTRDYLHPDLTKRKMYNLFLKEWNPQPNPPSFALYKKIFKEKNLSIHRPKKDQCSLCMTYLKGDETVKENLRERYEIHVGEKQKVRDLKDQCKKEAVQDEAVLCASFDLQQVIYLPISKEGALFYKRRLAVYNLTFYNIGDKNCHCFTWDEATSKRGSCEISTGVFEALKFYDVKGVRKAYLFSDGCAGQNKNSIMPAMMLYTVSKSTNLQEISLRFFESYHGQNEGDSAHSAINQAVSSAGDLFQPSQLTTVFSLARPKQPYIIHQLQFDDFLDFKTLSKDLRILEARRSSGSEDSFNWNRVMELKVSKQHLDKVFYKTSHCDQEFKSLSLKRLQKDINKCDLRKLNAEANKISKEKHNDLLSLCLGTTPVVNIREHKSFYMNLPHFA; encoded by the coding sequence ATGGCAGATTGTAAAGGAGACTCTGAGGAAGATGTTCCACTTATCCAATTGCAAAGAGACTCTGAGGAAGATGTTCCACTTATCCAATTGCAAAGAGACTATGAGGAAGATGTTCCACTTATCAAATTGCAAACTAATCCAAACAAGATTGGCAGGTCTTGTCCAGAACATGCTACTGGTTTGCAAAAGCCAGAGAGTCAAAATGACAATAACTCTGATGATGACATTCCTCTTGTTGTTCTTCAAAAAAAATGCAGAGACCCAGAAAAGACAATTAATATTCTAAATAGAAAATCTAATGAAATTAGCAAAGATGACAATCAAACTCAAAGCATATTTAAAACTCCTGAGAACTGTAATGATGGAATAGAGGGGGCTGAAGAGGTCATGAGTGAAGCCAGCAGTAGTGAGGGGATGTCACTTGTTGAATGTTATGATTCAGATAAAGACCCAGAGTTTAATCCTGGACAATGTGAGGTCAAACGATGCAAGAAAGAAGTGTGGGCAGCCTGTCCTGATTGTGAAATCTTGGTCTGTTTTGATCATTTCAACGAGGAAATATCGTCTTGTTCCCAGCACGGTGCAGTCAAACGTaagaagagagacaaaggaaaAACTTGTGAGGTAGATAAATTGGCAATAGGGGAATCTGAAAAAGATAAGCAGGCAGATACTGAGACAACAGTGAGTTCTGGTGCTCCCTGTGATATGCAAACGAATGAAAATGACTTTATGCCAAAGGATGATGTCCACCATAACATGGCATTACCTGAAGATTATAATGTTGAGGGTAGTGCCAGGGAAGTTGCCAAGAAAAAGATGCCCCggccaaacaaacagaaagaagcaaAACGTCAAAGAAGTATGGGGCAAGAATATACAAGTAAtgccacaaaaaagaaaattgcTGCAAGAAAGATGAAAACAAGATGTAAAGAAAAGACTTGCGTGAGACAATGTTCCACGATTAGTGATGAACAGAGGCATGAATTATTTCAGTCCTACTATGCATTGGCAGATCTCAGGTTGCAAAGGGAATTCCTTGTCAGACATATAAAATGCTcccaaacaaaaaggaaaagcaaGCCGGAAAAGCCATCACGAAGACAAATAACTAAAAGTTATTTTTTTACCATCAATCAAAATGTTGTCCCAGTTTGCAAGGTGTTTTTCCTTAACACTTTAGCATTATCAGAACAGACCACAAGAACAGCACTCAGCAAGATCACCTCGACAGGGACATTGACAAAGGACAACAGAGGAGGAAGACAATCAGAAACAGTGGTAGCTAGAGATCAAATGATGCGCCGAAAGATTGAAGGTCACATCGATAGATTTCCAAGAGTTGAGTCTCATTTTTGCAGAGAATCGACCACAAGGGACTATTTGCACCCAGacctgacaaaaagaaaaatgtacaACTTATTTCTAAAAGAATGGAACCCTCAACCAAATCCACCAAGTTTTGCTCTCTACAAGAaaatttttaaggaaaaaaatctTTCGATACACAGACCCAAAAAGGACCAATGTTCTCTGTGCATGACCTATCTTAAAGGAGACGAAACAGTGAAGGAAAATCTTAGAGAAAGATATGAGATTCATgtaggggaaaaacaaaaagtcaGAGACTTGAAGGATCAATGTAAGAAAGAAGCTGTACAAGATGAAGCAGTGCTTTGTGCAAGCTTTGACCTGCAACAGGTCATCTATCTCCCAATCTCAAAGGAAGGTGCCCTATTTTACAAAAGAAGACTAGCTGTGTACAACCTTACTTTTTATAACATTGGTGACAAGAACTGCCATTGCTTTACTTGGGATGAAGCAACCAGCAAACGTGGATCATGTGAGATTTCAACAGGAGTTTTCGAAGCCCTGAAGTTTTATGATGTGAAGGGAGTAAGAAAAGCCTATCTATTTTCTGATGGATGTGCCGGCCAAAACAAAAACTCAATAATGCCAGCTATGATGCTATATACAGTTAGCAAAAGCACCAATCTGCAGGAAATATCGCTCCGGTTCTTTGAATCCTATCATGGTCAAAATGAGGGTGACTCAGCGCATAGTGCAATAAATCAGGCAGTGAGTTCAGCAGGTGATCTGTTTCAACCATCCCAACTGACAACTGTTTTCAGTCTTGCCCGCCCTAAGCAGCCTTACATCATTCACCAGCTGCAGTTTGATGATTTTTTGGATTTCAAAACCCTATCAAAAGACCTTCGTATTCTGGAAGCAAGGAGAAGTTCGGGAAGTGAAGATTCCTTCAACTGGAACAGAGTGATGGAACTTAAGGTTTCAAAGCAACATCTTGACAAAGTGTTCTATAAAACAAGTCACTGTGATCAAgaatttaaatctctctctctcaaaagactgCAAAAAGACATTAACAAATGTGATCTCCGTAAGCTGAACGCAGAAGCTAACAAGATCTCAAAAGAAAAGCATAATGATCTACTTTCTCTTTGCCTGGGAACGACACCTGTTGTCAACATCAGAGAACACAAAAGTTTCTACATGAATTTGCCTCATTTTGCGTAG
- the LOC143288138 gene encoding uncharacterized protein LOC143288138 encodes MVKEDQKNKLRMLFNMLNINVNKFEVNMCKVDTSNCITIIMATSADYEQHVPNLKYSLINFSVGGKVIPDIPRLLEIYKKLTNHEFMEKQTPENAKKYLEILETIWPTNETEELMYTMFQGMVITNPMIFNKFVFRQWKSRYLALYGTKQNMEGVLRIKFKGYRLEDDKDPDSPLSFKLVYDEEYAAAAARGGGKSYTQGRQNNNYNRRELQAAAAANESEEWHALRRKARTPTKPLTSPIISTARSFASVVKSGAAEEFPPLNPKVEEELQKHQEMRMREDELRIKQEELKRRQEELKRKEEELSRSSISTREDQGKKLVGEELRAEEDTRREVIRKRGELQRAGDFEGDAELLREETIRREAELRREAELRREADLKREAQLKAELKAAELKAAELRRETELRREADLRREADMKRLIELRRAADARIAAEEKRAAEVKRAADMRRRVSEKKGGDKRRELLMREIEENEQQNERKRLFLEEQYAKTVEDQRKRLMDFQLLKTMEEDNQRQREKERMIQRLNEMDTVLGTSYRQRKESSSDHYHSRTAPTERRRDDQCDTYYRYDDEYDDYEDDEAEVWILPG; translated from the coding sequence ATGGTGAAAGAAGATCAAAAGAACAAATTAAGAATGCTATTCAATATGTTAAACATAAACGTTAATAAATTTGAAGTTAATATGTGTAAGGTAGATACAAGTAATTGTATTACTATCATCATGGCGACTTCAGCGGACTATGAACAGCATGTTCCAAACCTAAAGTACTCACTGATTAACTTCAGTGTTGGCGGAAAGGTCATTCCTGACATACCCAGACTTCTTGAGATCTACAAGAAACTGACAAATCATGAGTTCATGGAAAAGCAAACCCCAGAAAATGCGAAGAAGTATCTGGAGATACTTGAGACCATCTGGCCCACCAATGAAACAGAGGAGTTGATGTACACCATGTTTCAGGGAATGGTTATTACAAACCCAATGATCTTCAACAAGTTCGTCTTCCGTCAGTGGAAGAGCAGGTACCTGGCACTCTACGGAACCAAGCAAAACATGGAGGGGGTTCTCAGAATCAAGTTCAAGGGATACCGACTTGAAGACGACAAGGATCCAGACAGCCCTTTGTCATTCAAACTGGTGTATGACGAAGAATatgcagctgcagcagcaagaGGAGGAGGCAAATCCTACACACAAGGGAGacagaacaacaactacaacagacgAGAACTACAAGCAGCGGCGGCTGCTAATGAATCTGAAGAGTGGCATGCGCTCAGAAGGAAGGCGAGAACACCCACAAAGCCATTGACATCTCCCATTATCTCAACAGCGAGAAGCTTCGCCTCTGTGGTCAAGAGTGGGGCAGCCGAGGAATTTCCTCCTCTGAATCCCAAGGTGGAAGAGGAGCTGCAAAAGCACCAGGAAATGAGGATGAGAGAGGATGAGTTGAGGATAAAGCAGGAGGAACTGAAGAGGAGGCAGGAGGAActgaagaggaaagaggaagagcTCAGCAGGAGTTCTATCTCGACCAGAGAGGATCAGGGGAAGAAGCTGGTTGGAGAAGAACTGCGGGCGGAAGAGGATACAAGGAGAGAGGTGATCAGGAAAAGAGGAGAATTGCAGAGAGCAGGAGACTTCGAGGGAGATGCAGAGCTGTTGAGAGAAGAGACGATAAGGAGAGAAGCTGAGCTGAGGAGAGAAGCTGAGCTGAGGAGAGAAGCTGATCTGAAGAGAGAAGCTCAGCTGAAAGCTGAGCTGAAAGCAGCTGAGCTGAAAGCAGCTGAGCTGAGGAGAGAAACCGAGCTGAGGAGAGAAGCTGATCTGAGGAGAGAAGCTGATATGAAGAGACTTATCGAGCTGAGGAGAGCTGCTGATGCGAGGATAGCTGCTGAGGAGAAGAGAGCTGCTGAGGTGAAGAGAGCTGCTGATATGAGAAGGAGAGTTTctgaaaagaaaggaggagacaAAAGGAGGGAACTTCTTATGAGGGAGATAGAAgaaaatgaacaacagaatgagagaaagagactatTTCTGGAGGAGCAGTACGCCAAGACTGTGGAAGATCAAAGGAAGAGACTGATGGACTTTCAACTTCTGAAGACGATGGAAGAAGACAATCAAAGACAGCGTGAAAAGGAGAGGATGATACAGAGACTGAATGAGATGGATACTGTTCTGGGAACATCGTACAGACAACGCAAGGAAAGCTCTTCTGACCACTACCATTCGAGGACGGCTCCTACTGAAAGGAGGAGAGATGATCAGTGTGATACCTACTACAGGTatgatgatgagtatgatgaCTACGAGGACGACGAAGCTGAAGTGTGGATTTTGCCTGGGTAG